A portion of the Chryseobacterium tructae genome contains these proteins:
- a CDS encoding TonB-dependent receptor domain-containing protein yields the protein MNHMSFRTGKDFEFDPINGTNIQAREIGFKQTIFYNSTLTGTHKIDALGGLTVNWYGSFGILDQYIPLLQRLQYNQYTNMEGSPYLALISNGLSQKSGSVFYSTLSDYLYNAGGDVSKSFTLFGQKQTIKGGYLFQVKDRIYNSRPFSVRLEKYNQGLLAQPFETIFNPDNFGTDGRFTFDEIAGNQYRYIANTILNAGYLQFDNNFTPWLRAIWGLRVENFDQLVGSTKRSDDRFVNTRVTDFLPAINLTFKVNPKMNIRLAGSQTVVRPEFREVSPLAYYDFDLGATVIGSKDIERTKITSADLRWEFYPRNGEILSVAAFYKNFKKPIELYFNQSGVGTSNTFNYLNVDKADAYGVELEFRKKLDFVSTLKDFTLGGNFAYIKNKVTDEATRINRPMQGQSPYTINLSLQYDAEKSGWSSTVLFNMIGRRILYVGNDQVPPIWEAPRPLLDFQIAKKIWNKKGEIKLNVSDILNRRAKFYHDLNNNKKYDNSDALAIDRLTGTNFSLTLGYSF from the coding sequence GTGAACCACATGTCTTTCAGAACTGGAAAAGATTTTGAATTTGACCCCATTAACGGAACCAATATTCAGGCAAGGGAAATAGGATTCAAACAAACGATATTCTATAATTCAACTCTTACCGGAACACATAAAATAGATGCTCTTGGCGGACTTACCGTAAACTGGTACGGAAGCTTCGGGATCCTTGATCAGTATATTCCTTTGCTACAGCGTTTGCAGTATAACCAATATACGAATATGGAAGGAAGTCCTTATCTGGCTTTGATCTCTAATGGTCTTTCCCAGAAATCAGGAAGTGTTTTCTATTCTACATTGAGCGATTACCTGTATAATGCAGGAGGTGATGTTTCCAAATCATTTACTTTATTCGGACAAAAGCAAACCATCAAAGGAGGGTATTTATTCCAGGTAAAAGACAGAATATACAATTCCAGACCATTCTCTGTAAGACTTGAAAAATACAATCAGGGATTACTTGCTCAACCTTTTGAGACCATCTTTAATCCTGATAACTTTGGAACAGACGGTAGATTTACTTTTGATGAAATTGCCGGAAATCAATACCGATATATTGCCAATACAATCCTTAATGCAGGATACTTACAGTTTGACAACAACTTTACACCTTGGTTAAGAGCTATTTGGGGATTAAGAGTTGAAAACTTTGACCAATTAGTAGGGAGCACCAAAAGAAGTGATGACCGTTTTGTAAACACTCGTGTTACAGACTTCTTACCAGCGATTAACTTAACTTTCAAAGTAAATCCTAAAATGAATATTCGTCTTGCCGGTTCACAAACTGTAGTAAGACCTGAGTTCAGAGAGGTTTCTCCTTTAGCGTATTATGATTTTGATTTGGGAGCTACAGTAATTGGCAGCAAAGATATTGAAAGAACTAAAATTACAAGTGCCGACCTTCGTTGGGAATTCTATCCTAGAAATGGGGAGATCCTTTCCGTAGCTGCTTTCTACAAAAACTTTAAAAAGCCTATTGAATTATACTTCAATCAATCTGGGGTAGGAACAAGTAACACGTTCAACTACCTGAATGTAGACAAAGCTGACGCTTATGGAGTTGAATTGGAATTCAGAAAAAAACTGGATTTTGTAAGCACTCTTAAGGACTTCACATTAGGTGGTAACTTCGCTTATATTAAAAATAAAGTTACAGATGAGGCTACCAGAATCAACAGACCGATGCAGGGGCAGTCTCCGTACACGATCAACTTAAGTCTTCAGTATGATGCTGAGAAATCAGGATGGTCTTCTACAGTATTATTCAATATGATCGGAAGAAGAATCCTTTATGTAGGAAATGATCAGGTTCCACCAATCTGGGAAGCTCCAAGACCACTTTTAGACTTCCAGATAGCTAAGAAAATATGGAATAAAAAAGGAGAGATCAAGCTAAACGTTTCTGATATTCTGAACCGTCGCGCTAAATTCTATCACGATCTGAATAACAACAAGAAGTACGACAATTCTGATGCTCTTGCTATAGATCGATTAACAGGTACCAACTTCAGTTTAACATTAGGGTACAGCTTTTAA
- a CDS encoding carboxypeptidase regulatory-like domain-containing protein, producing the protein MKKQLHKSIVLLALFSAGYAFAQSQILEGRVLDEKDNTPIEGVKVKVNDKEVVTDLSGYYSINLSPGTNYIITVSSNGYNKKEISEVIVKNDGNTHLDIVLEKPTAKEKEIEGVVIKSNARKETIASTIGLQKNAGVVSQVIGVEAIKRSPDRNTGEVLKRVSGVSLFDGKYIVVRGLSDRYNQAMLNGIQLSSTEPDRKTFSFDLFPANVIETLVINKTFIPEYTGEWGGGLIQVNTKDIPNKDFFNVQVGVGGNNITMNHEFFMQKGGKWDFLGIDDGYRKLPTNMPAKNAFSILNEGQKTDIGKGFTKNLGFNTLGYPENVSLQVDGGFNTKVFGKDLGVIAVLNYSNNKRRTVTNNRFFTINDEIANTNFDYYTEKYTNDVILGGMLNLALKFNSNNKYP; encoded by the coding sequence ATGAAAAAACAACTCCACAAGAGCATTGTGCTACTTGCCTTGTTTTCTGCTGGCTATGCTTTCGCACAAAGCCAGATTCTTGAAGGTAGGGTATTGGACGAGAAAGACAACACTCCTATAGAGGGGGTAAAAGTAAAGGTAAATGACAAGGAAGTAGTCACTGACCTTTCAGGATACTACTCTATCAACCTTTCTCCCGGTACCAATTATATAATAACGGTAAGTTCTAATGGATACAACAAAAAGGAGATCAGTGAAGTTATTGTAAAAAATGATGGTAACACTCACCTTGATATTGTGCTGGAAAAGCCAACTGCCAAAGAAAAAGAAATTGAGGGAGTTGTAATCAAATCTAATGCGAGAAAAGAAACCATAGCCTCTACCATCGGATTGCAAAAAAATGCAGGGGTAGTTTCTCAGGTTATCGGTGTTGAAGCTATTAAAAGAAGTCCAGACAGAAACACAGGTGAAGTTCTGAAAAGAGTTTCCGGAGTGAGTTTATTCGATGGAAAATATATCGTTGTAAGAGGATTATCTGATCGTTATAACCAAGCCATGCTAAATGGTATTCAGTTATCCAGTACAGAGCCGGACAGAAAGACTTTCTCATTTGATCTTTTCCCTGCTAACGTTATCGAAACGCTTGTTATCAATAAAACCTTCATTCCTGAGTATACTGGTGAATGGGGAGGTGGTTTGATCCAGGTAAATACTAAAGATATTCCTAATAAAGATTTCTTCAATGTACAAGTAGGTGTGGGAGGTAATAACATTACCATGAACCATGAGTTCTTTATGCAAAAAGGAGGAAAATGGGATTTCCTGGGAATCGATGACGGTTACAGAAAACTACCTACCAATATGCCTGCAAAGAATGCCTTCAGTATTTTGAATGAAGGTCAAAAAACAGATATTGGAAAAGGATTTACTAAAAACTTAGGCTTCAATACGTTGGGCTATCCTGAAAATGTAAGCTTACAGGTAGATGGAGGTTTCAATACAAAGGTATTTGGAAAAGATTTAGGAGTTATTGCAGTTTTAAATTATAGTAACAACAAAAGAAGAACCGTAACCAACAACCGTTTCTTCACTATTAACGACGAAATTGCCAATACAAACTTTGATTATTATACAGAAAAGTATACCAACGATGTTATTCTAGGCGGGATGTTGAATCTTGCTTTAAAGTTTAACAGCAATAACAAATATCCTTAA
- a CDS encoding response regulator, translating to MSKKILLIDDELDILEILSYNLEKEGYEIYTATNGNEGIEKAKEIIPDLILLDVMMPEKDGIETCQELRKVKELQKTLIVFLSARSEEFSQLAGFQAGANDYVVKLIKPKILTSKVNALLQLTSQVSDNAKLIEIGDLVIDKDNFRVSKSGQQFLLPKKEFDLLYLLASNTEKVFKREEILEKVWGNDVIVGERTIDVHIRRLREKLGINTIQTLKGIGYKLIV from the coding sequence ATGAGCAAAAAAATTCTTTTAATAGACGACGAACTGGACATTTTAGAGATTCTATCTTATAACTTAGAAAAGGAAGGATATGAGATCTATACAGCTACCAATGGTAATGAAGGAATAGAAAAAGCAAAGGAAATTATTCCGGATCTTATTCTATTAGACGTAATGATGCCTGAAAAAGATGGTATTGAAACTTGTCAGGAACTTCGTAAAGTGAAAGAACTCCAAAAAACACTTATTGTTTTTCTTTCCGCAAGAAGCGAAGAATTTTCTCAATTGGCAGGCTTCCAGGCAGGAGCTAACGATTATGTTGTAAAGCTAATCAAACCGAAAATCCTTACCTCTAAAGTAAATGCTTTATTACAGCTAACCTCTCAGGTTTCTGATAATGCCAAATTGATCGAAATCGGAGATCTTGTCATTGATAAAGATAACTTCAGAGTTTCCAAAAGCGGGCAGCAGTTTCTTCTTCCCAAAAAAGAGTTTGATTTACTTTATCTTTTGGCTTCCAACACTGAGAAGGTATTTAAAAGAGAAGAAATTCTTGAAAAAGTTTGGGGAAATGATGTTATTGTAGGAGAAAGAACGATTGATGTTCACATCAGAAGACTAAGAGAGAAATTGGGGATCAATACCATTCAGACTTTAAAAGGGATAGGGTATAAGCTTATCGTTTAA
- a CDS encoding sensor histidine kinase, protein MKFYRLTLIASCLLTLVMLFLVVIFDSLKDIYYETPLFKTGLLICVILIFIINCVVLELLFNYYGRKQVKGLSGILPQEMVHNNDENITIKELGERFSDLNQQQATEIDMMKEMESYRKEYIGNVSHELKTPLFSIQGYVETLRDGGVDNLTIRDKYLERIDISVERLIAIVTDLDMINRLEAGEINLTVSKFDVNLLIKEIFDLLEFEAEKHNTTLQIQTLNPQIFVEADKQKISQVFINLISNAIHYANRQEAKVIVKTSVLKNKVLIEVIDNGMGIKSEILPRIFERFYRVETSRSRREGGSGLGLAIVKHILEAHNENITVESVYLEGTKFSFMLEKSK, encoded by the coding sequence TTGAAATTTTACAGGCTTACGCTCATTGCCTCCTGTCTGTTGACGTTGGTAATGCTTTTTCTGGTGGTCATTTTCGATTCACTAAAAGATATTTATTATGAGACCCCCTTATTTAAGACGGGTCTTTTAATCTGTGTAATTCTTATCTTTATTATCAACTGTGTCGTATTGGAATTGCTTTTCAATTATTACGGAAGAAAGCAGGTGAAAGGACTTTCCGGAATTCTGCCTCAGGAAATGGTTCATAATAACGATGAAAATATTACGATCAAAGAGCTGGGGGAAAGATTCTCAGATCTCAATCAGCAGCAAGCCACCGAAATCGATATGATGAAGGAAATGGAAAGCTACCGTAAAGAATATATCGGTAACGTTTCTCATGAACTTAAAACTCCGTTATTTTCTATCCAAGGGTATGTAGAAACGCTAAGAGACGGTGGAGTGGATAATCTAACGATTCGGGATAAATATCTTGAAAGGATTGATATATCTGTAGAAAGGCTTATTGCCATTGTTACAGACCTTGATATGATCAACAGGCTTGAAGCAGGAGAGATCAATCTTACTGTTTCCAAGTTCGATGTCAATCTTTTAATCAAGGAGATTTTTGATCTGCTTGAATTTGAAGCTGAAAAACACAATACGACATTACAGATTCAGACGCTGAATCCACAGATTTTTGTAGAAGCCGATAAACAAAAAATTTCTCAGGTTTTTATCAACCTTATTTCCAATGCCATTCACTATGCCAATAGACAAGAAGCAAAGGTGATTGTTAAAACCAGTGTTTTAAAAAATAAAGTACTGATTGAAGTTATTGATAACGGAATGGGGATCAAATCCGAAATTCTTCCAAGGATCTTCGAGCGTTTCTATCGTGTAGAAACCAGCAGAAGCAGGAGAGAAGGCGGTTCAGGATTAGGACTTGCCATCGTAAAACATATCCTTGAAGCTCATAACGAAAACATTACCGTAGAAAGTGTTTACCTTGAAGGTACCAAATTTAGTTTTATGCTTGAAAAAAGTAAATAA
- a CDS encoding IS1096 element passenger TnpR family protein, whose amino-acid sequence MVYKIRVILDAKEDIFRDIEVKGKQTLWNLHLGIKSAFNLHGDELSTFNLLEEDGTIVKSVPLEDMSDDGDGEIMSDVYIDEAFESKGDKAQFQYGLLDLWEFFCELVEVVDEKKGVIYPITAYRFGNVPLKAPSKNGSGGSKKKSAMPLADDEFGFDEDFGASGNFSDEDDSYDDDEEDDYNDDVFDEEDDNDDER is encoded by the coding sequence ATGGTTTACAAAATCCGCGTAATATTAGATGCGAAAGAGGATATTTTCCGTGATATTGAAGTTAAGGGAAAACAAACGTTATGGAACTTACATTTAGGAATTAAAAGTGCATTCAATCTGCATGGAGACGAGCTTTCTACTTTTAATCTGTTAGAAGAAGACGGAACGATCGTAAAAAGTGTCCCATTGGAAGATATGAGCGATGATGGTGATGGTGAGATTATGTCAGACGTATACATTGATGAAGCTTTTGAAAGTAAAGGCGACAAAGCACAATTCCAATATGGACTTCTTGATCTTTGGGAATTCTTCTGTGAGCTTGTAGAAGTAGTTGATGAAAAGAAAGGGGTGATCTATCCGATTACGGCATATAGATTCGGAAATGTTCCTTTAAAAGCTCCTAGTAAAAATGGGTCAGGAGGATCTAAAAAGAAATCAGCAATGCCTTTGGCAGACGATGAGTTTGGTTTCGATGAAGATTTTGGAGCAAGCGGAAACTTTTCTGATGAAGATGACAGCTACGATGACGACGAAGAAGATGACTACAACGACGACGTCTTTGATGAAGAAGATGACAACGATGACGAAAGATAA
- a CDS encoding alpha-amylase family glycosyl hydrolase: protein MKKLILLAAIGLGIVSCTTQKNTRKMTELPKEWKHTTNIYEVNIRQYTQEGTFKAFAKEMPRLKAMGVRTLWFMPITPIAQQNKKGSLGSPYAAADYTSINPEFGTMEDFKAMVNEAHRLGFKVIIDWVANHTGWDHVWTKTHPEFYLKDADGKFHIASGMDDIIELDYKNQEMRQAMIDAMKFWVTETDIDGFRCDLASWVEVDFWQQARPEVEKVKPLFWLGEFDELESPEYGKVFDASYSWKWMHKSADYYKKNEPLQELKDLLVQYSNIGDNSMRAWFTANHDENSWNGTEYEKYAVIAKPMAVFSATWNGVPLLYSGQELPNMKRLEFFEKDPIKWTKTYQVADFYKILLDLKAFNPALRGGDPNVTTYLLNTTANDKILAYVRKNGKDEVLVVLNMSKEPVNFTIEDGNISGTFKNVFEKTRRNFDEGKDFNFKVSDYAVFEK from the coding sequence ATGAAGAAATTAATTTTATTAGCCGCAATTGGTCTGGGAATTGTTTCCTGTACCACTCAAAAAAATACAAGGAAGATGACAGAATTGCCAAAAGAATGGAAACATACTACAAATATCTACGAAGTAAATATCAGACAATATACTCAGGAAGGAACTTTTAAAGCATTTGCAAAAGAAATGCCCCGCCTGAAAGCTATGGGAGTAAGAACACTTTGGTTTATGCCCATTACTCCAATTGCCCAACAGAATAAAAAAGGAAGTCTGGGGAGTCCTTATGCAGCAGCAGATTATACCTCTATCAATCCTGAATTCGGAACCATGGAGGATTTTAAAGCGATGGTGAATGAAGCACACAGGCTAGGATTCAAAGTGATTATAGATTGGGTCGCTAATCACACTGGCTGGGATCACGTTTGGACAAAAACTCACCCTGAATTTTACCTGAAAGATGCAGATGGAAAATTCCATATAGCCTCAGGAATGGATGATATTATCGAGTTGGATTATAAAAACCAGGAAATGCGCCAGGCAATGATTGATGCTATGAAATTCTGGGTAACAGAAACGGATATCGATGGTTTCAGATGTGATTTGGCTTCATGGGTAGAAGTAGATTTCTGGCAACAGGCACGTCCTGAAGTAGAGAAAGTAAAGCCACTTTTCTGGTTAGGAGAATTTGATGAATTGGAAAGCCCGGAATATGGAAAAGTTTTCGATGCCAGTTATTCATGGAAATGGATGCATAAATCTGCCGATTATTACAAAAAGAATGAGCCGCTTCAGGAATTGAAAGATCTATTGGTGCAGTATTCTAATATTGGAGATAATTCAATGAGAGCCTGGTTTACCGCTAATCATGATGAGAACTCATGGAATGGAACAGAATATGAAAAGTATGCCGTGATTGCAAAACCTATGGCCGTATTTTCAGCCACATGGAATGGGGTTCCCTTATTGTATTCCGGTCAGGAATTGCCTAATATGAAGAGACTCGAGTTCTTCGAGAAAGATCCGATCAAATGGACGAAAACGTATCAGGTAGCCGATTTCTATAAAATATTATTGGATCTAAAGGCGTTCAATCCGGCTTTAAGAGGTGGTGATCCGAATGTGACCACTTATTTATTGAACACAACTGCCAATGACAAGATTTTAGCATATGTAAGAAAAAATGGAAAAGATGAAGTGCTGGTTGTTTTAAATATGTCAAAAGAACCCGTAAACTTTACCATTGAAGATGGAAATATATCAGGAACATTCAAAAACGTATTCGAAAAAACAAGAAGAAATTTTGATGAAGGAAAAGATTTTAATTTTAAAGTTTCAGATTATGCTGTATTTGAAAAATAG
- a CDS encoding thymidylate synthase, whose amino-acid sequence MQNYLDLLQHILDNGTDKTDRTGTGTRSVFGYQLRYDLSKGFPLVTTKKVHLKSIIYELLWFLKGDTNIKYLKDNGVSIWDEWADENGDLGPVYGAQWRSWHGADGKVVDQITEVIDQIKKNPDSRRLIVSAWNVAEIPNMALAPCHALFQFYVADGKLSLQLYQRSADVFLGVPFNIASYALLLMMVAQVCDLEVGDYVHSFGDVHIYNNHFEQVNRQLSRETRSLPTMKLNPEVKNIFDFDFEDFTLENYDPHPGIKAPVAI is encoded by the coding sequence ATGCAAAACTACCTGGATCTTTTACAACATATTTTAGACAACGGAACTGATAAAACCGATAGAACCGGTACCGGAACCAGAAGTGTATTTGGCTACCAGCTAAGATATGACCTGTCCAAAGGATTTCCATTGGTAACCACAAAAAAAGTGCATTTGAAATCCATTATTTATGAACTACTTTGGTTTCTGAAAGGAGATACCAATATCAAATACCTTAAAGATAACGGAGTAAGCATTTGGGATGAATGGGCAGATGAAAATGGTGATTTAGGGCCTGTTTACGGAGCACAATGGAGAAGCTGGCACGGAGCAGACGGAAAAGTAGTAGATCAGATCACGGAAGTTATTGATCAGATCAAAAAAAATCCGGATTCCAGAAGACTGATTGTTTCTGCATGGAATGTAGCTGAAATCCCAAATATGGCATTGGCACCTTGTCATGCATTATTTCAGTTTTATGTAGCAGATGGAAAATTATCGCTGCAGCTTTATCAGAGAAGTGCAGACGTTTTCCTTGGGGTACCTTTCAATATTGCAAGTTATGCTCTATTATTGATGATGGTTGCACAGGTTTGTGATCTTGAAGTAGGAGATTATGTACATAGCTTTGGAGATGTTCATATTTATAATAACCATTTTGAGCAGGTAAACAGACAGCTTTCAAGGGAAACAAGATCTCTTCCAACGATGAAGCTGAATCCAGAAGTTAAAAACATATTTGATTTTGACTTTGAAGACTTTACTTTAGAAAACTATGATCCACATCCGGGGATTAAAGCTCCTGTAGCGATTTAA
- a CDS encoding M1 family metallopeptidase codes for MRKAILSIAILGILFSANVSAQTETSGREKVYRATHTKVTELKHTKLKVNFDYQKEQMNGEEWLTASPYFYPTNELILDAKAMLIHEVALDNNGKKSPLKYEYKDDILKITLDKTYQKNQDYTVYIKYTSRPNEVKQQGSMAINDAKGLYFINAQGTDPDLPTQIWTQGETESSSAWFPTIDKPNQKTTQEIYMTVPDKYVTLSNGILKDSQKESNGLRTDHWVMDKRHATYLFFMGVGEYAIVKDKWKNVPVDYYIEKEYEPYAKQIYGNTPEMIDFFSKKMNYDYPWAKYAQISGRNYVSGAMENTTATLHGSDILQKPGQLIDENKWEDTIAHELFHHWFGDLVTAESWSNLTVNESFANYSEYLWNEHKYGKDQADYHLMSDVNMYIHNPSDFKKNLVRFNYASREDVFDLVTYQKGGGILNMLRNYLGDDAFFAGMNDYLKTNEYQNAEAHQLRLSFEKVSGKDLNWFFNQWYFGSGNPKINYSFTFEPVKKQVSVTINQTQDQMFEFPLAIDVYDNGKPKRYNVWVNADAKNTFNFDVSKAPDLVNINADGVLLADITDTKTPEQNLLQFTNSKEFKSRYTALTGIKDQVGKSPAATKLLAAALKDPFFRVRIKALELIDLSNPEQMKALGADVEKLASNDPKTLTQAAAITALAKTKDKKYLPIFEKGVGAVSNAVKGSSLGAVLTIDPSKANALADKIDLDGASDDLQAQLLPVIVKNKVTSQMSKIAPLAAFYPFIKFQNPELGKSAEEGYNWIMTSDNLKATESITKILGYAKNQMGDNPQAKMMVVQMLKDGLNKKMELLKQNPQNAASINKQIDVLNKAIENYK; via the coding sequence ATGAGAAAGGCCATTTTATCGATTGCTATACTCGGGATATTATTTTCCGCCAATGTATCAGCACAAACTGAAACTTCAGGAAGAGAAAAAGTGTACAGAGCTACCCATACCAAGGTAACAGAACTAAAACACACAAAACTGAAAGTAAATTTCGATTATCAGAAAGAACAGATGAATGGGGAAGAATGGTTGACCGCTTCACCTTATTTCTATCCTACCAATGAACTGATCCTTGATGCGAAAGCCATGCTGATTCATGAAGTAGCTCTTGATAACAATGGTAAAAAATCTCCTTTAAAATATGAATACAAAGATGATATCCTGAAGATCACGTTAGATAAAACATATCAAAAAAATCAGGATTATACGGTGTACATCAAATATACATCCCGTCCAAATGAAGTGAAGCAACAAGGAAGCATGGCAATTAATGATGCAAAAGGACTTTACTTCATCAATGCGCAGGGAACAGATCCTGATCTTCCAACACAAATCTGGACACAAGGAGAAACGGAATCATCCTCCGCATGGTTTCCAACCATTGATAAACCCAATCAAAAAACTACCCAGGAAATTTATATGACGGTTCCTGATAAATATGTAACCCTTTCAAATGGTATTTTAAAAGACTCTCAAAAAGAATCCAACGGACTTAGAACCGATCATTGGGTAATGGATAAAAGACATGCAACTTATCTTTTCTTCATGGGAGTGGGAGAATATGCTATTGTAAAGGATAAATGGAAAAATGTTCCGGTTGATTACTACATCGAGAAAGAATACGAGCCTTATGCGAAACAGATTTACGGAAACACTCCGGAAATGATCGACTTCTTCTCCAAAAAGATGAATTATGATTATCCATGGGCAAAATACGCACAGATTTCCGGTAGAAATTATGTGAGTGGTGCTATGGAAAATACAACGGCAACCCTTCATGGAAGTGATATCCTTCAAAAACCAGGTCAGCTTATTGATGAAAATAAATGGGAAGATACTATTGCCCACGAATTGTTTCACCATTGGTTTGGGGATTTGGTAACAGCAGAAAGCTGGAGTAACCTTACCGTAAATGAATCTTTCGCTAATTATTCCGAATACCTTTGGAATGAGCATAAATATGGTAAAGATCAGGCAGATTATCATTTGATGTCCGATGTAAATATGTATATTCATAATCCATCTGACTTTAAGAAAAACCTGGTAAGATTCAATTATGCATCCCGTGAAGATGTGTTTGATCTGGTAACCTATCAGAAAGGAGGCGGAATTCTGAATATGCTAAGAAACTATTTAGGAGATGATGCTTTCTTTGCTGGAATGAATGATTACCTGAAGACAAATGAATATCAGAATGCAGAAGCTCATCAGTTGAGACTTTCCTTTGAAAAAGTTTCCGGAAAAGATTTGAACTGGTTCTTCAATCAATGGTATTTCGGAAGCGGAAATCCGAAGATCAATTATTCATTTACATTTGAACCTGTGAAAAAACAAGTGTCTGTAACGATTAATCAGACTCAGGATCAAATGTTTGAATTCCCTTTGGCTATTGATGTTTATGACAATGGAAAACCAAAGAGATACAATGTTTGGGTAAATGCAGATGCGAAGAACACATTCAATTTTGATGTTTCTAAAGCTCCGGACTTAGTAAATATCAATGCAGATGGTGTTTTGCTGGCGGATATTACCGATACGAAAACTCCGGAACAGAATCTATTACAGTTTACGAATTCTAAAGAATTTAAGAGCAGATATACTGCTTTAACAGGAATAAAAGATCAAGTTGGAAAAAGCCCGGCGGCAACAAAATTATTAGCCGCAGCTTTGAAAGATCCATTTTTCAGAGTAAGAATTAAAGCTTTAGAATTGATAGATCTTAGTAATCCTGAACAAATGAAGGCATTAGGAGCAGACGTTGAAAAACTAGCGTCTAATGATCCTAAAACATTAACTCAGGCGGCAGCGATCACAGCTTTGGCTAAAACAAAAGATAAAAAATACCTTCCGATTTTTGAAAAAGGAGTAGGTGCGGTTTCTAATGCAGTAAAAGGAAGTTCTCTTGGAGCTGTTCTTACCATTGATCCTTCAAAAGCTAATGCGTTGGCTGATAAGATTGATCTTGATGGGGCTTCAGACGATCTGCAGGCACAATTACTCCCTGTGATTGTAAAGAATAAGGTTACTTCTCAAATGTCTAAAATTGCTCCATTGGCAGCATTTTATCCGTTTATTAAATTCCAGAACCCAGAATTAGGGAAGTCTGCAGAAGAAGGCTACAACTGGATCATGACCTCTGATAATTTAAAAGCTACGGAAAGTATTACTAAGATTTTAGGATATGCAAAAAATCAGATGGGAGATAACCCGCAGGCTAAAATGATGGTGGTGCAAATGCTGAAGGATGGTTTAAATAAAAAAATGGAATTGCTTAAACAGAATCCACAGAATGCAGCAAGTATCAATAAACAGATTGATGTTTTAAATAAAGCTATTGAAAATTATAAGTAA